The Zonotrichia leucophrys gambelii isolate GWCS_2022_RI unplaced genomic scaffold, RI_Zleu_2.0 Scaffold_753_24157, whole genome shotgun sequence genome includes a region encoding these proteins:
- the LOC135441965 gene encoding zinc finger protein 773-like, with the protein MIHTGEWPYECGECGKGFSCRSELIRHQHIHTGERPYECSQCQMRFQRSFNLLRHQRIHTGERPFLCPECGKGFKHNSNLIRHRRIHTGERPYECPTCGKRFQSSSSVLLHERIHTDERPFRCPECGKGFKQNSTLITHQRIHTGERP; encoded by the coding sequence atgatccacactggggaatggccctacgagtgtggggagtgtgggaagggcttcagctgcaggTCAGAACTCATCAGGCATCAacacatccacactggggagaggccctacgagtgttcCCAGTGTCAGATGAGGTTTCAGAGAAGCTTCAATCTCCTCCGCCACCAGCGGattcacactggggagaggcccttcctctgccctgagtgcgggaagggcttcaagcacaactccaaCCTCATCCggcaccggcgcatccacactggggagagacCCTACGAGTGCCCCacctgtgggaagaggtttcagagcagctccagtgtCCTCCTGCATGAGCGGATTCACACAgatgagaggcccttccgctgccctgagtgtgggaagggcttcaagcaaaaCTCCACCCTCATcacccaccaacgcatccacactggggagaggccctaa